The Caldicellulosiruptor changbaiensis genome has a segment encoding these proteins:
- a CDS encoding sensor histidine kinase, with amino-acid sequence MKLFFTNLKIKKKFILAFVISALIPQTILGIILFLNLRAIALENAIKDTRKNVEDVKIKLMDIVQNAVDISNKLYLDKKLLNILSTEYEDISKIYDDYISYTELSNLMSIYNKNIHAIKIYAFNPTLLDTGEIVKVDDYTKNQEWFKEAIKGDGKILWELVFDNNPFRPQYYFSLIRLIKNSYGERIGVMVIYIKKEKLEEVLSLHLNTLVITDKGIIVAAKDKDLVGKKLNFNFSSQDGKLIENVNIDGQRTMAILGTISASESGSSFLKVISFFSKKEIFKRVNKITFITFVLILVNSLVSLLLMLLFSKLITDRIAILNKKVNEISHGNLDAQINILGNDEIGQLTENIKTMAKNIKNLIDQVYLAEVQKQQIIAKQREIQFEMLCSQINPHFLFNTLEAIRMKAFCTGQYEIAQVVYLLSNLLRKSIEMTIDLITLEKEIEIVKEFLEIQKFRFGNKIDYKIEVQDDLLSSKVLPFIIQPLVENSIRHGIEPMIGKGTIEIKVFEKDGTIKIIVTDNGAGMPKEKLEEVLQSLDSKDKSHVGLKNVYHRLKLFYGEEAKIFINSELGKGTSVEIQIPKR; translated from the coding sequence ATGAAACTTTTTTTTACAAATTTAAAAATAAAGAAAAAGTTCATATTAGCCTTTGTGATTTCTGCTTTAATTCCCCAAACTATTTTGGGGATTATTCTTTTTTTAAACCTCAGAGCAATTGCTTTGGAAAATGCTATCAAAGACACAAGGAAAAATGTTGAGGATGTAAAAATCAAACTTATGGATATTGTACAGAATGCTGTTGATATTTCTAATAAATTATATCTTGATAAAAAACTTCTGAATATACTTTCAACAGAGTACGAAGATATATCCAAAATATACGATGATTATATTTCATATACAGAGCTTTCCAATCTCATGTCTATTTACAACAAAAATATTCATGCAATAAAAATTTATGCCTTTAATCCCACATTGCTTGATACAGGCGAAATTGTAAAGGTTGACGATTATACAAAAAATCAAGAATGGTTTAAAGAAGCCATAAAAGGCGATGGGAAGATTTTATGGGAGCTTGTGTTTGACAATAATCCATTTCGGCCGCAGTATTATTTTAGCTTGATAAGGCTTATAAAAAACTCTTATGGTGAAAGAATAGGTGTAATGGTAATTTACATAAAAAAAGAAAAGCTCGAGGAAGTGTTGTCATTGCACTTAAACACATTAGTTATTACCGACAAAGGAATAATTGTTGCTGCAAAAGACAAAGATCTTGTTGGTAAGAAACTGAATTTTAATTTTTCCTCTCAGGATGGCAAACTTATTGAGAATGTCAATATTGATGGTCAAAGAACAATGGCAATTTTAGGTACAATTAGTGCAAGTGAAAGCGGAAGTAGCTTTCTCAAAGTCATTTCCTTTTTCTCGAAGAAAGAGATATTTAAAAGGGTCAACAAAATAACTTTTATAACGTTTGTGCTTATACTTGTTAATTCTTTAGTATCACTTCTTCTTATGCTCTTATTCTCTAAACTGATAACTGACAGAATTGCAATCTTGAACAAAAAAGTGAATGAAATTTCGCATGGCAATTTGGATGCACAGATAAATATTTTAGGCAATGATGAGATTGGACAGCTCACAGAGAATATAAAAACAATGGCTAAAAATATCAAAAACCTGATTGACCAGGTGTATCTGGCAGAGGTACAAAAACAACAAATAATTGCTAAACAAAGAGAAATCCAGTTTGAGATGCTTTGTAGTCAAATAAATCCTCATTTTTTATTCAATACTCTTGAGGCTATCAGGATGAAGGCTTTTTGTACAGGTCAGTATGAAATAGCTCAAGTTGTTTATTTGCTGAGTAATTTGCTCAGGAAAAGTATAGAGATGACAATAGATTTAATAACTTTGGAAAAAGAAATTGAGATTGTTAAGGAATTTTTAGAGATTCAAAAGTTTCGATTTGGAAATAAGATAGATTACAAAATTGAAGTTCAAGATGACCTTCTTTCATCAAAAGTACTTCCGTTTATTATCCAACCACTTGTGGAAAATTCAATTAGGCATGGTATTGAACCAATGATAGGAAAAGGGACCATTGAAATTAAGGTATTTGAAAAAGATGGAACAATAAAGATAATTGTTACAGACAATGGTGCTGGAATGCCTAAGGAAAAGCTTGAGGAGGTCTTACAGTCGTTAGATAGCAAAGACAAAAGTCATGTGGGACTGAAAAATGTTTATCATAGACTAAAACTATTTTATGGGGAAGAGGCAAAAATTTTTATAAATAGTGAACTTGGGAAAGGCACGAGCGTGGAAATTCAAATTCCAAAGAGGTGA
- a CDS encoding ABC transporter substrate-binding protein has translation MRISKRFFAVISVVVIISFVLGICLVGNAGSSKLVKPLKPTPEAKKPITLTMYSAETNPNDDGFKSPVAQKIKELTGVTLKIEYAIAAGAGQQKLQLMAASGDYPDLVYAKGDLQLLKNAGGIVQLDSLIEKYGPNIKKAYGKNLKRLRWSPQDPHIYCLGITTDNDATLDVNGGFMIQHRVVIEQNYPRIRTIKDFENAIVKYWKKHPTTDGLPTIPLTLSADDWRTVISVTNPAFQATGAPDDGEFYVDPKTLKVIRHYKRPIEKEYFKWLNHLWNAGILDRETFVQKDDQYKAKIASGRVLALIDAGWAVGEPITALKKAGKYEYTYGYYPVTVNEKIKQCPPDVKVGYTGGWGIAITVKCKDKVRAIKFLDWMCTEDANILRQWGIEGVHHTYVKGKRVFLPKIDQMRKTDPTFSKKTGIGAYVYPFPRLPNTYIDSTGNPIAPDTRKEDIRKNYSDVEKKVLSAYKAEIWKDLFPKANEYPEKTWGYLWMISIDDPNIKTINDKIWNYTLSTIPKVVMAKEKDFDKVWNDFLAGFEKLGNSKVEEYYTKRIKQNIELWTK, from the coding sequence ATGAGAATCTCAAAAAGATTTTTTGCAGTTATTTCGGTAGTTGTTATAATTAGCTTTGTCTTAGGTATTTGTTTAGTTGGTAATGCTGGGAGTTCAAAGCTTGTGAAGCCTCTCAAGCCAACACCCGAAGCAAAAAAGCCAATTACCCTCACTATGTACAGTGCTGAAACAAACCCAAATGATGATGGATTTAAGTCACCAGTTGCACAGAAGATAAAAGAACTTACAGGTGTTACATTAAAAATTGAGTATGCAATAGCTGCAGGTGCGGGACAACAAAAACTTCAACTTATGGCTGCAAGTGGTGATTATCCAGATCTGGTATATGCAAAAGGAGACTTGCAACTTCTTAAAAATGCTGGCGGTATTGTACAATTGGATAGTTTAATTGAAAAATACGGTCCTAATATCAAAAAAGCATATGGCAAAAACCTCAAGAGATTAAGATGGAGCCCACAAGATCCACACATTTACTGTTTGGGAATTACAACAGACAATGACGCAACTTTAGATGTTAATGGCGGTTTTATGATTCAGCACAGAGTAGTAATTGAACAAAATTACCCAAGAATAAGAACAATAAAAGACTTTGAAAATGCAATAGTCAAGTACTGGAAAAAACATCCTACTACAGATGGACTTCCAACAATTCCGCTCACACTTTCTGCTGATGACTGGCGAACTGTTATATCGGTTACAAATCCAGCTTTTCAGGCAACAGGCGCACCAGATGATGGAGAGTTTTATGTTGATCCAAAAACTTTGAAAGTAATAAGACATTATAAACGTCCAATTGAAAAAGAATATTTCAAATGGTTAAATCACTTATGGAACGCAGGAATCCTTGATAGAGAGACATTTGTCCAGAAAGACGACCAATATAAAGCTAAAATAGCATCTGGAAGAGTCCTTGCTTTAATTGATGCAGGCTGGGCGGTAGGTGAACCAATTACAGCTCTCAAAAAGGCAGGTAAATATGAATACACATACGGTTATTATCCTGTTACAGTTAATGAAAAAATAAAACAATGTCCACCTGATGTAAAAGTTGGATATACAGGCGGTTGGGGCATTGCTATAACAGTAAAGTGCAAAGATAAAGTAAGAGCAATCAAATTCCTTGACTGGATGTGCACAGAAGATGCTAATATCCTTAGACAGTGGGGTATTGAAGGTGTTCATCACACATATGTAAAGGGCAAGAGGGTATTTTTGCCAAAGATTGACCAGATGAGAAAAACAGATCCAACATTTTCTAAGAAGACTGGTATAGGTGCATATGTTTATCCATTCCCAAGACTGCCCAATACGTATATTGATTCGACAGGCAATCCAATTGCGCCTGACACAAGAAAAGAAGATATAAGAAAGAACTATAGTGATGTTGAGAAGAAAGTATTGTCAGCATATAAGGCAGAAATTTGGAAAGATTTGTTCCCAAAAGCTAATGAGTATCCTGAAAAGACATGGGGTTATTTATGGATGATATCCATTGACGATCCGAATATCAAGACTATTAACGATAAGATTTGGAATTATACACTATCAACAATTCCAAAGGTTGTTATGGCAAAAGAAAAGGATTTTGATAAGGTATGGAACGATTTTCTGGCTGGGTTTGAGAAACTTGGCAATAGCAAGGTTGAAGAGTATTACACAAAGAGAATCAAGCAAAATATTGAACTGTGGACAAAATAA
- the yicI gene encoding alpha-xylosidase produces MKFTEGLWRVKDGVKLYHPAHVYDYEISKDSVIVFAPAHFITNRGQTLQGPVFTIRFSSPFKDVIRVQIWHYKGQKSKKPYFEFYKEEGYCPCIEDFSDNIVITSGKLRAVINKKDEWKVEYYYEDKYLTKNGYKYLGYAIMADNNTYMREQLSLSVGECVYGLGERFTPFVKNGQVVDMWNEDGGTISELAYKNIPFYITNRGYGVFVNDPGRVSFEVATENVERVQFSVEGEYLEYFIIGGSSMKNVLENYTKLTGRPQLPPAWSFGLWLTTSFTTNYDEKTVTSFIDGMIQKDIPLHVFHFDCFWMKDMHWVDFEWDKRVFPDPKNMLERLKEKGVKICIWINPYVSQFSKLFDEGKEKGYFLKKPNGDVWQTDDWQPGMAIVDFTNPEACRWYSDKLKELIEMGVDCFKTDFGERIPTDVVYFDGSDPQKMHNYYTYLYNKTVYETLQETFGKGNAVVFARSATAGSQKFPVHWGGDCLASYESMAETLRGGLSLSLCGFGFWSHDIGGFESTATPDLYKRWVAFGLLSSHSRLHGNSAYKVPWLYDEEAVDVLRFFTKLKCKLMPYIFSAAVEAVEKGIPVLRPMVLEFPDDPACEYLDRQYMLGSSLLVAPIFSPDGEVQYYVPEGVWTNILTGEKIVGGRWRKEKHDYFSLPLLARPNSIIPIGSCDTKSDYDYAQNVTLNVYELEDGKTASVTVKNTNGETELELEVIREKDNISINVLKDTQKPWKFIFHGLNLKSQFNALVSKKEDGCEVVLESADKKALLSVEKTEL; encoded by the coding sequence ATGAAATTTACAGAGGGCCTTTGGCGTGTAAAAGATGGAGTTAAGTTGTATCATCCAGCCCATGTATATGACTACGAAATTTCGAAAGATTCAGTCATAGTTTTTGCCCCAGCTCACTTCATTACAAACAGAGGACAAACTCTGCAGGGTCCTGTTTTCACTATACGCTTTTCGTCACCTTTTAAAGATGTTATAAGAGTACAAATTTGGCACTACAAGGGTCAAAAAAGCAAAAAGCCTTATTTTGAATTTTATAAAGAAGAAGGATATTGTCCTTGCATAGAAGATTTTTCAGATAATATTGTAATAACAAGTGGAAAGCTCAGAGCTGTTATTAATAAAAAAGATGAATGGAAAGTAGAATATTACTATGAAGATAAATATCTCACAAAAAACGGTTATAAATATCTTGGTTATGCAATCATGGCTGATAATAATACTTACATGAGAGAACAGCTTTCTTTGAGTGTTGGCGAATGTGTTTATGGGCTGGGTGAGAGGTTTACCCCTTTTGTTAAAAACGGACAAGTGGTTGATATGTGGAACGAAGATGGTGGTACAATCTCTGAGCTTGCTTACAAAAACATTCCTTTTTACATCACAAACCGTGGTTATGGTGTTTTTGTGAATGATCCAGGGCGTGTATCATTTGAAGTTGCCACTGAGAATGTGGAAAGAGTCCAGTTTTCTGTGGAAGGTGAATATTTAGAGTATTTCATAATTGGTGGCAGCAGCATGAAAAATGTTTTAGAAAATTACACAAAGCTGACAGGAAGACCGCAGCTTCCTCCTGCATGGTCTTTTGGACTTTGGCTTACAACCTCATTTACTACAAACTATGATGAAAAAACAGTTACAAGCTTTATAGATGGAATGATTCAAAAAGATATTCCACTTCATGTATTTCATTTTGACTGTTTCTGGATGAAGGATATGCACTGGGTTGACTTTGAATGGGACAAGAGAGTTTTTCCAGATCCGAAAAATATGCTTGAAAGATTAAAAGAAAAGGGAGTTAAAATTTGTATTTGGATAAATCCTTACGTGTCTCAGTTTTCAAAACTTTTTGATGAGGGAAAAGAAAAAGGATATTTTTTGAAAAAACCAAATGGTGATGTATGGCAGACAGATGATTGGCAACCCGGCATGGCAATTGTTGATTTTACAAACCCCGAGGCGTGCAGGTGGTATTCAGATAAGCTCAAAGAGCTAATTGAAATGGGAGTTGACTGTTTTAAGACAGATTTTGGTGAAAGAATTCCAACAGATGTTGTTTATTTTGATGGTTCAGACCCTCAAAAGATGCACAATTACTACACCTATCTTTACAACAAGACAGTATATGAAACGCTTCAAGAAACGTTTGGCAAGGGAAATGCAGTTGTGTTTGCAAGGTCAGCGACAGCAGGAAGCCAGAAATTTCCTGTGCACTGGGGCGGAGACTGTTTAGCTTCATATGAGTCTATGGCAGAGACACTCAGGGGTGGCCTTTCACTTTCACTTTGCGGGTTTGGTTTTTGGAGTCATGACATAGGGGGGTTTGAGAGTACAGCAACACCAGATCTTTACAAAAGATGGGTAGCATTTGGACTTTTATCTTCTCACAGCAGACTTCATGGAAATTCTGCCTATAAAGTTCCATGGCTTTATGACGAAGAGGCGGTTGATGTACTTAGGTTCTTTACAAAATTAAAATGCAAACTTATGCCATACATCTTTTCAGCGGCTGTAGAGGCAGTAGAGAAAGGAATTCCAGTTTTGAGACCCATGGTATTAGAGTTTCCAGATGACCCAGCATGCGAGTACCTTGATAGACAGTATATGTTAGGAAGTAGCCTCTTAGTTGCTCCAATCTTCTCACCAGATGGCGAGGTTCAGTATTATGTTCCAGAAGGCGTGTGGACAAACATATTGACAGGTGAAAAGATTGTTGGTGGCAGGTGGAGAAAGGAAAAACATGATTATTTTAGCTTGCCGCTTTTGGCAAGGCCAAATTCTATAATTCCAATAGGAAGTTGTGACACAAAGTCTGATTATGACTATGCTCAAAATGTAACATTGAATGTATATGAATTGGAGGATGGGAAGACTGCTTCTGTGACTGTGAAGAATACAAATGGCGAGACAGAACTTGAGTTAGAAGTAATAAGAGAGAAAGATAATATCTCTATAAATGTATTAAAGGATACTCAAAAGCCTTGGAAGTTTATTTTCCATGGACTTAACTTAAAATCTCAATTTAATGCTTTAGTTAGTAAAAAAGAAGATGGATGTGAAGTAGTTTTAGAATCAGCAGACAAAAAAGCACTGTTGAGTGTTGAAAAAACAGAGTTATAA
- a CDS encoding ABC transporter permease, whose translation MNSAKLSKKLWRQRYLILMIFPFIIWLIIFRYVPLWGWIMAFQDYKPGRPIWNQEWVGFKWFVEMFQDPDFYKAMRNTLIMSFMGLVFGFPLPIILALLLNEIKNIAFKRTVQTISYLPHFVSWVVVASLVSEILSPSGVINQILQKLHLTNYPIMFMAEPRYFWWIVTFSDIWKELGWNTIIYLAAITSINPELYEAATVDGAGRFRKMISITLPGIMPTVIVLLILSIGNIINIGFEKQFLLRTAATRDVADVIDLYILTYGIGTGRYSFGTAAGVFKSVVSLVLLVFANWFSKKTTGYRMM comes from the coding sequence ATGAACAGTGCAAAACTTTCAAAAAAACTGTGGCGGCAAAGATATCTAATTCTAATGATTTTTCCTTTTATCATATGGCTTATTATTTTTAGGTATGTCCCACTATGGGGTTGGATTATGGCCTTTCAAGATTATAAGCCTGGTAGACCTATTTGGAATCAAGAATGGGTTGGATTTAAATGGTTTGTTGAGATGTTTCAGGACCCTGACTTTTATAAAGCTATGAGAAATACATTAATAATGAGTTTTATGGGGTTGGTATTTGGCTTTCCACTACCGATAATCTTAGCTTTGCTTTTAAATGAAATAAAAAATATAGCATTTAAAAGAACGGTTCAGACAATCTCATATCTTCCACACTTTGTTTCGTGGGTTGTTGTGGCAAGTTTAGTAAGCGAAATTCTATCGCCAAGTGGTGTGATAAATCAAATTTTACAAAAGCTTCATCTCACAAACTACCCAATTATGTTCATGGCAGAACCTCGTTATTTTTGGTGGATAGTCACATTTTCTGATATTTGGAAAGAACTCGGATGGAACACAATTATATACTTGGCAGCAATCACTTCAATAAATCCTGAACTGTATGAAGCTGCAACAGTTGATGGTGCGGGAAGATTCAGAAAGATGATAAGCATAACTCTTCCGGGGATAATGCCGACAGTTATAGTTCTATTGATTTTGAGCATAGGAAACATAATAAACATAGGTTTCGAAAAGCAATTTCTTTTAAGAACTGCGGCAACAAGAGATGTTGCTGATGTCATCGACCTTTATATACTTACATATGGTATCGGCACAGGCAGATACTCATTTGGAACAGCTGCAGGTGTTTTCAAGTCAGTTGTGAGCTTGGTTCTACTTGTTTTTGCTAATTGGTTTTCTAAAAAGACAACTGGCTATCGCATGATGTAA
- a CDS encoding response regulator transcription factor, whose product MGKARAWKFKFQRGEEVLLKAILIDDEPIILEGLQKIIDWKALGFEIVATAQDGIEGLEKIKKFKPEVALVDIRIPGIDGLTLINKLKEEGVNTKIIILSGYSEFEYAKEAIELGVESYLLKPVDPYLLQQKLEKVKQKISQEVEMQKIMRTTQEIGLEKVIEKLLLGTFDDHEIDYVSSFYGLSLPWKKYQVAIVTFCGRDNQKVIENKVFQLKREVDLFLKRNCCGYSTIINHDICILFKDFWYPFNSKSINMLKENLVRVVGNQVVISIGSEVDNYALIKESLNEAIELLEKRFLLGYKGIIYIGEYQESKESKKVKFDDKEYAEKLAMAIALNGFDSINQIIEEKSEQLLYSDMSEEDIKINFSNFYIETLYKLSQNELYKPLVEKYLSQEVLKSFYIQPTLTELKGLIKFYFVSLADEINKVNPDSLKQKIADFIEKNYFADIKLDTIANAFGYNSSYFSKLFKKIFGENFTVYLDRIRVEKAKVFLKEGCKVSETCKKVGFEDVDYFCSKFKKYVGLSPKEYKEKQKN is encoded by the coding sequence TTGGGAAAGGCACGAGCGTGGAAATTCAAATTCCAAAGAGGTGAAGAGGTTTTGCTAAAGGCGATTTTGATTGACGATGAGCCTATCATATTAGAAGGTCTTCAAAAAATTATTGATTGGAAAGCCTTGGGATTTGAGATTGTTGCCACTGCTCAAGATGGGATAGAAGGATTAGAAAAGATAAAGAAATTTAAACCTGAAGTTGCTTTGGTTGATATTAGGATACCTGGAATAGATGGGCTTACGCTAATAAACAAGTTAAAAGAGGAAGGAGTGAATACCAAAATTATAATCCTTTCAGGGTATTCTGAATTTGAATATGCAAAAGAAGCAATTGAACTTGGTGTTGAAAGTTATTTGCTAAAGCCTGTTGACCCGTATTTACTCCAGCAGAAGTTAGAGAAAGTAAAACAAAAAATCAGTCAAGAAGTTGAAATGCAAAAAATAATGCGTACAACTCAAGAAATTGGTTTGGAAAAAGTAATAGAAAAGCTTTTGTTGGGGACATTTGATGACCATGAAATAGATTATGTCAGTAGTTTTTATGGACTTTCACTGCCATGGAAGAAATATCAGGTTGCAATAGTAACGTTTTGCGGCAGAGATAATCAAAAGGTTATAGAGAATAAGGTATTTCAATTAAAAAGAGAGGTAGATTTGTTTTTAAAAAGAAATTGTTGTGGATATTCTACAATTATTAATCATGATATATGTATTCTCTTCAAAGATTTTTGGTATCCATTCAATAGCAAAAGTATTAACATGTTAAAGGAAAACTTGGTAAGAGTAGTTGGTAATCAAGTGGTAATTTCAATTGGCAGTGAGGTAGATAACTACGCTCTTATCAAAGAGTCGCTTAATGAAGCAATTGAATTACTTGAAAAGCGGTTTTTGTTAGGATACAAAGGAATTATTTACATAGGAGAGTATCAGGAAAGCAAAGAAAGTAAGAAGGTCAAGTTTGATGATAAAGAGTATGCTGAAAAATTGGCAATGGCTATTGCACTAAATGGGTTTGATAGTATTAATCAGATAATTGAAGAGAAGAGTGAACAACTTTTATATAGCGATATGTCTGAAGAGGATATAAAGATAAATTTTTCAAACTTTTATATTGAGACATTATATAAATTATCACAAAATGAGTTGTACAAACCTCTTGTTGAAAAATATCTTAGCCAAGAGGTTTTAAAAAGTTTTTATATTCAGCCTACTTTGACAGAATTAAAAGGTTTGATAAAATTCTACTTTGTATCTCTTGCAGATGAGATTAATAAAGTTAACCCTGATAGCTTAAAACAAAAAATTGCTGACTTTATAGAGAAAAACTATTTTGCGGATATAAAATTAGATACAATTGCCAATGCTTTTGGATACAATAGCTCTTATTTTAGTAAACTCTTTAAAAAGATATTTGGAGAGAACTTCACTGTATATTTAGATAGAATACGAGTAGAAAAGGCAAAAGTCTTTTTAAAAGAAGGATGTAAGGTATCTGAAACGTGTAAAAAAGTTGGCTTTGAAGATGTTGATTATTTTTGTTCAAAATTCAAAAAATATGTAGGGCTTTCACCAAAGGAGTATAAAGAAAAACAAAAAAATTGA
- a CDS encoding carbohydrate ABC transporter permease, with protein MKKKTAGDLVFEVFNYTLMVILAVVTLYPFLHVLAVSLNDPYDTVKGGITIFPRKFTLINYIETLNYPQIPWAVLITVLRTVIGTAVGVLSTAMVAYVINRKDFIARKPVAIMFIITMYVGGGLIPDYMLVRGLGLMNNFLVYILPGLISPFNVIVIKSYMEGIPPDLEESAMIDGANDFLIFWKIILPLCAPVIATISLFIAVGHWNSWFDTYLYCSSEPKLTTLQYELQKILSNATASSQVDYYSNLDPNRTMKVTPHSLRMAMTIIVTLPILLVYPFIQRYFIHGMTIGAVKS; from the coding sequence GTGAAAAAGAAAACAGCTGGGGATTTGGTCTTTGAAGTATTTAATTACACACTGATGGTAATTTTGGCTGTGGTCACCCTCTATCCTTTTTTACACGTTTTAGCTGTATCACTTAATGATCCTTATGATACAGTGAAAGGTGGAATTACGATATTTCCACGAAAGTTTACGTTGATAAATTATATAGAAACATTAAACTATCCTCAAATTCCGTGGGCTGTGTTGATAACTGTGCTGAGAACTGTTATTGGCACTGCAGTAGGTGTTTTGTCAACTGCTATGGTTGCTTATGTTATAAACAGGAAGGATTTTATTGCAAGAAAACCAGTTGCTATAATGTTTATTATTACTATGTATGTAGGTGGAGGCTTGATTCCTGATTACATGTTGGTAAGAGGGCTTGGACTTATGAATAACTTTTTGGTGTATATTCTTCCCGGTCTTATAAGTCCTTTTAATGTTATTGTTATAAAGTCGTATATGGAAGGGATTCCGCCCGATTTGGAAGAATCAGCAATGATAGATGGTGCAAATGACTTTTTGATATTTTGGAAAATAATTTTGCCACTTTGTGCTCCTGTTATTGCAACAATTAGTTTGTTTATTGCAGTTGGACATTGGAACTCTTGGTTTGATACATATCTCTATTGCTCAAGTGAACCAAAGCTTACCACCTTGCAGTATGAGCTTCAGAAGATTCTGTCTAATGCAACTGCATCTTCTCAAGTAGATTATTATAGTAATCTTGATCCTAACAGGACCATGAAAGTCACACCACATTCATTGAGAATGGCAATGACAATAATTGTAACGCTTCCCATATTGCTTGTGTATCCATTTATTCAGAGATATTTTATACATGGTATGACAATTGGTGCAGTAAAAAGCTAA
- a CDS encoding MgtC/SapB family protein, whose protein sequence is MLEDVLKIIFAILAGGLIGIERENVHRPAGFRTHILVCVGSTLVMMTSQYIFNVYYKGHANIDVARLGAQVISGIGFLGAGTIIKDGATVKGLTTAATLWAVACIGLAIGIGYYKGAFLATAAVYLTLILLKKFEVRFVSKGILRTIIVEGHNLRSSIQKIDSILTSHSVTIKDIKFMHEESEKVFYKALVLPDSNINQLITDLYLVEGVSRVTFE, encoded by the coding sequence ATGTTAGAGGATGTACTAAAAATTATCTTTGCGATCTTAGCAGGTGGGCTTATTGGTATTGAGAGAGAAAATGTTCACAGACCGGCAGGTTTTAGAACTCATATTTTAGTCTGTGTGGGCTCTACTCTTGTGATGATGACATCACAGTATATTTTCAATGTATACTACAAGGGCCACGCAAACATAGATGTTGCGAGGCTTGGTGCTCAAGTTATCTCGGGTATTGGTTTTTTGGGTGCAGGGACAATTATAAAAGATGGTGCGACTGTAAAGGGTTTGACAACTGCTGCAACTTTGTGGGCTGTTGCGTGTATTGGTCTTGCAATTGGAATCGGGTATTACAAAGGAGCTTTTTTGGCAACTGCAGCAGTGTATCTTACTTTGATTCTATTAAAAAAGTTTGAAGTAAGATTTGTTTCAAAAGGAATTTTGAGGACAATTATTGTTGAGGGTCACAATCTAAGAAGTTCTATTCAAAAGATAGATTCAATTTTGACTTCACACTCAGTAACTATAAAGGATATTAAATTTATGCATGAAGAGTCTGAAAAAGTGTTTTATAAAGCTTTAGTTCTACCAGATAGCAATATAAACCAGCTTATTACGGATTTATATTTGGTTGAAGGTGTGAGCCGCGTAACTTTTGAATAA